In Vigna unguiculata cultivar IT97K-499-35 chromosome 3, ASM411807v1, whole genome shotgun sequence, a single genomic region encodes these proteins:
- the LOC114178270 gene encoding uncharacterized protein LOC114178270, which produces MLSTSSYSAFSRSFLPIKGFPRPVALRPFHRILESHAKSPKNRLSIQCFRHDHLSPETPQPEVIEHYFHEELVQSEFSDSSAVTKRDWKSSLQKAANEVFKVIGYPWVVPWTAMTILQVMLLWTTAFWFIGSWMIPFAAHITGFSKESLTFRGQALFSLVTDVTEGLAGVAILLRCLSRFRPLPPDWFRFSLKGNWQLDVIMGCLMFPLVNRLSQFNLDLLPLLPSTPVTLSSVEQSIRARDPVAMLLYATVVSVCAPVWEEIVFRGFLLPSLTKYMPVWCAILVSSIVFALAHFNIQRMLPLIFLGMVMGVIYTRSRNLLPPMLLHSLWNGFVFLDLMK; this is translated from the exons ATGTTGAGTACCTCTTCTTATTCTGCCTTTAGTCGCTCCTTTCTTCCGATTAAGGGTTTTCCTCGACCCGTCGCACTACGTCCTTTTCATCGGATCTTGGAATCCCATGCCAAGTCTCCAAAAAAT AGATTGAGTATTCAGTGCTTTAGGCACGATCATCTTTCTCCAGAAACACCCCAACCTGAAGTTATAGAGCACTATTTTCATGAGGAACTGGTGCAATCTGAATTCAGTGACTCCAGTGCTGTCACCAAGAGAGACTGGAAATCATCCCTTCAGAAG gCTGCAAATGAAGTATTCAAGGTAATTGGTTATCCATGGGTTGTGCCATGGACTGCAATGACTATATTACAA GTTATGCTTCTTTGGACGACAGCATTTTGGTTTATAGGATCTTGGATGATTCCTTTTGCAGCCCATATAACTGGCTTTAGCAAGGAGTCTTTAACATTTAGAGGGCAAGCACTATTCAGCCTGGTTACCGATGTAACTGAAGGACTTGCCGGAGTTGCAATTCTTCTTCGCTGTCTTTCTCGATTTCGGCCTCTTCCACCGGACTGGTTCAGGTTTAGCCTGAAAGGCAATTGGCAATTAGATGTGATCATGGGATGTCTCATGTTTCCACTTGTGAATCGGCTGTCACAGTTCAACCTGGACCTACTACCCCTTTTACCCTCTACACCTGTCACCCTTTCTAGTGTTGAACAATCAATAAGGGCAAGGGATCCGGTGGCAATGCTATTGTATGCAACTGTTGTATCAGTGTGTGCTCCTGTATGGGAAGAGATAGTTTTCCGTGGCTTTCTACTCCCATCCCTCACCAAATACATGCCAGTGTGGTGTGCAATACTGGTAAGTTCAATTGTCTTTGCGCTTGCACACTTCAACATACAGAGGATGCTGCCCCTTATATTTCTTGGCATGGTGATGGGTGTGATATATACACGGTCAAGGAATTTACTGCCACCAATGCTGTTGCATAGTCTTTGGAATGGTTTTGTCTTCTTAGATTTGATGAAATAG
- the LOC114176194 gene encoding uncharacterized protein LOC114176194 isoform X1: MEQKNILLSALGVGVGVGVGIGLASGQGVGKWGANTSSSNAITAEKMEQEMLRQVVDGRESNVTFEKFPYYLSEQTRVLLTSVAYVHLKHAEVSKYTRNLAPASRTILLSGPAELYQQMLAKALAHYFEAKLLLLDLTDFSLKIQSKYGSSNKESSFKRSTSESTLERLSDLFGSFSIFSQRQEPKVAGKMHRPSSVMDLQSMGAEASYNPPPLRRNASSSSNISGLASQTNATNSASLKRTTSWSFDEKLLIQSLYKVLVFVSKTYPIVLYLRDVDKLLYKWQRIYYLFQKMLKKLSGSILILGSRVIDCGNEYEEVNEKLDSLFPYTIEIRPPEDESHLVSWKSQLEEDMKMIQVKDNKIHIMEVLAANDLDCDDLDSICVEDTMVLSNYIEEIIVSAISCHLMKNKDPEYRNGKLVISSNSLSHALSIFHKGKSSRGDTLKLEDQAVKSEKQREEGTDMKSEPKSENAAPVKKAEAETSTSVGKEDSEKSVPAPKAPEVPPDNEFEKRIRPEVIPANEIGVTFSDIGALDETKESLQELVMLPLRRPDLFTGGLLKPCRGILLFGPPGTGKTMLAKAIAKEAGASFINVSMSTITSKWFGEDEKNVRALFTLAAKVSPTIIFVDEVDSMLGQRTRVGEHEAMRKIKNEFMSHWDGLLTKPGERILVLAATNRPFDLDEAIIRRFERRIMVGLPSVENREKILKTLLAKEKVDNELDLKELATMTEGYTGSDLKNLCTTAAYRPVRELIQQERLKSLDKKQKATKRQNEDVQDSEGVQEIEQEIVIALRPLNMQDFKEAKNQVAASFAAEGAGMSELKQWNDLYGEGGSRKQQQLSYFL, translated from the exons ATGGAACAGAAAAACATTCTGCTATCGGCTTTGGGTGTTGGGGTGGGTGTTGGAGTGGGGATTGGATTGGCTTCTGGACAAGGCGTTGGAAAATGGGGAGCCAACACTTCTTCCTCAAACGCCATCACTGCTGAGAAGATGGAGCAGGAAATGCTCAGACAAGTTGTTGATGGAAGAGAAAGCAACGTCACTTTTGAGAAATTCCCTTATTACCTCAG TGAGCAGACAAGGGTTTTGCTGACAAGTGTGGCTTATGTCCATTTAAAGCATGCTGAGGTTTCTAAATATACACGGAATCTTGCTCCTGCAAGCAGAACTATTCTGCTCTCAGGGCCAGCAG AGCTTTACCAACAGATGCTTGCCAAGGCTTTAGCTCATTATTTTGAGGCCAAGTTACTGCTGTTAGATTTAACCGACTTTTCGTTGAAG ATTCAGAGTAAATATGGTTCTTCCAACAAAGAATCT TCTTTCAAAAGATCCACTTCAGAGTCTACTTTGGAGCGGCTATCTGATCTATTTGGGTCATTTTCAATCTTTTCACAAAGGCAAGAACCTAAAG TTGCAGGAAAAATGCACAGGCCTAGCAGTGTAATGGACCTGCAATCAAT GGGAGCCGAAGCATCTTATAATCCTCCACCACTCCGTAGGAATGCTTCTTCCTCTTCAAACATAAGTGGCCTTGCTTCCCAAACCAATGCTACAAATTCAG CTTCTCTGAAGCGCACAACCAGCTGGTCTTTCGACGAAAAACTTCTTATACAGTCTCTTTACAAG GTTCTGGTTTTCGTGTCAAAAACTTATCCCATTGTGCTATATTTGCGTGATGTTGATAAGCTGTTATACAAATGGCAAAGGATATATTACCTGTTCCAGAAAATGTTGAAAAAACTATCTGGATCCATTTTGATTCTTGGTTCACGAGTTATAGATTGTGGAAATGAGTATGAAGAGGTGAATGAAAAACTTGATTCACTCTTCCCATACACCATAGAAATCAGGCCCCCAGAAGATGAGTCACATCTTGTCAGCTGGAAGTCTCAATTGGAAGAGGATATGAAGATGATACAAGTTAAGGATAACAAAATTCATATCATGGAAGTCCTTGCAGCAAACGATCTCGATTGTGATGACCTAGATTCCATATGTGTAGAAGACACAATGGTTCTCAGTAACTATATAGAAGAGATCATTGTGTCAGCAATTTCGTGTCATTTGATGAAAAACAAAGACCCTGAATACAGAAATGGCAAGCTCGTTATTTCTTCCAATAG CTTGTCCCATGCATTGAGTATATTCCACAAGGGGAAATCCAGCAGAGGAGATACACTAAAATTAGAAGATCAAGCTGTAAAATCAGAG AAGCAAAGAGAGGAAGGAACTGATATGAAATCAGAACCGAAGTCTGAAAATGCTGCTCCTGTAAAAAAGGCTGAAGCAGAAACATCAACTTCGGTGGGAAAGGAGGATAGTGAAAAATCAGTTCCTGCACCCAAAGCCCCT GAAGTTCCTCCTGATAATGAGTTTGAGAAGCGAATAAGGCCTGAGGTAATACCAGCAAATGAGATTGGTGTAACATTCTCTGACATTGGTGCCTTGGATGAGACCAAAGAATCCCTTCAAGAACTAGTGATGCTTCCTCTTCGAAGGCCAGACCTTTTCACCGGAGGCCTTCTAAAGCCTTGTAGAGGAATATTGCTGTTTGGGCCTCCTGGCACTGGGAAGACCATGCTGGCAAAGGCCATTGCAAAGGAGGCTGGTGCAAGTTTCATCAATGTTTCCATGTCTACCATCACTTCTAAATGGTTTGGTGAAGATGAGAAGAATGTTCGCGCTCTATTCACACTTGCTGCCAAGGTCTCCCCAACTATTATATTCGTGGATGAGGTTGATAGCATGCTCGGGCAACGTACCAGAGTTGGGGAGCATGAAGCCATGaggaaaataaagaatgaaTTTATGAGCCATTGGGATGGTCTTTTGACAAAGCCAGGGGAGAGAATCCTTGTTCTTGCTGCAACCAATAGGCCATTTGATCTCGATGAAGCTATCATTAGGCGATTTGAAAGAAG AATCATGGTAGGACTACCGTCTGTGGAAAACAGGGAAAAGATTTTGAAGACTCTTTTAGCGAAAGAGAAGGTGGACAACGAACTTGATCTTAAGGAACTTGCAACTATGACAGAAGGATATACTGGAAGTGATCTTAAG AACTTGTGCACAACTGCTGCTTATAGACCTGTTAGAGAGCTAATTCAGCAAGAGAGACTAAAGAGTTTG GATAAAAAGCAGAAAGCTACCAAGAGACAGAATGAAGATGTCCAAGATAGTGAAGGTGTACAAGAAATTGAGCAAGAAATAGTCATTGCCCTTAGGCCGTTGAATATGCAGGATTTCAAAGAGGCCAAGAATCAG GTTGCTGCAAGCTTTGCAGCTGAAGGGGCTGGAATGAGTGAGTTGAAACAGTGGAATGATTTGTACGGAGAAGGGGGATCAAGGAAGCAGCAACAGTTATCTTACTTCCTATGA
- the LOC114176194 gene encoding uncharacterized protein LOC114176194 isoform X2, whose product MEQKNILLSALGVGVGVGVGIGLASGQGVGKWGANTSSSNAITAEKMEQEMLRQVVDGRESNVTFEKFPYYLSEQTRVLLTSVAYVHLKHAEVSKYTRNLAPASRTILLSGPAELYQQMLAKALAHYFEAKLLLLDLTDFSLKIQSKYGSSNKESSFKRSTSESTLERLSDLFGSFSIFSQRQEPKGKMHRPSSVMDLQSMGAEASYNPPPLRRNASSSSNISGLASQTNATNSASLKRTTSWSFDEKLLIQSLYKVLVFVSKTYPIVLYLRDVDKLLYKWQRIYYLFQKMLKKLSGSILILGSRVIDCGNEYEEVNEKLDSLFPYTIEIRPPEDESHLVSWKSQLEEDMKMIQVKDNKIHIMEVLAANDLDCDDLDSICVEDTMVLSNYIEEIIVSAISCHLMKNKDPEYRNGKLVISSNSLSHALSIFHKGKSSRGDTLKLEDQAVKSEKQREEGTDMKSEPKSENAAPVKKAEAETSTSVGKEDSEKSVPAPKAPEVPPDNEFEKRIRPEVIPANEIGVTFSDIGALDETKESLQELVMLPLRRPDLFTGGLLKPCRGILLFGPPGTGKTMLAKAIAKEAGASFINVSMSTITSKWFGEDEKNVRALFTLAAKVSPTIIFVDEVDSMLGQRTRVGEHEAMRKIKNEFMSHWDGLLTKPGERILVLAATNRPFDLDEAIIRRFERRIMVGLPSVENREKILKTLLAKEKVDNELDLKELATMTEGYTGSDLKNLCTTAAYRPVRELIQQERLKSLDKKQKATKRQNEDVQDSEGVQEIEQEIVIALRPLNMQDFKEAKNQVAASFAAEGAGMSELKQWNDLYGEGGSRKQQQLSYFL is encoded by the exons ATGGAACAGAAAAACATTCTGCTATCGGCTTTGGGTGTTGGGGTGGGTGTTGGAGTGGGGATTGGATTGGCTTCTGGACAAGGCGTTGGAAAATGGGGAGCCAACACTTCTTCCTCAAACGCCATCACTGCTGAGAAGATGGAGCAGGAAATGCTCAGACAAGTTGTTGATGGAAGAGAAAGCAACGTCACTTTTGAGAAATTCCCTTATTACCTCAG TGAGCAGACAAGGGTTTTGCTGACAAGTGTGGCTTATGTCCATTTAAAGCATGCTGAGGTTTCTAAATATACACGGAATCTTGCTCCTGCAAGCAGAACTATTCTGCTCTCAGGGCCAGCAG AGCTTTACCAACAGATGCTTGCCAAGGCTTTAGCTCATTATTTTGAGGCCAAGTTACTGCTGTTAGATTTAACCGACTTTTCGTTGAAG ATTCAGAGTAAATATGGTTCTTCCAACAAAGAATCT TCTTTCAAAAGATCCACTTCAGAGTCTACTTTGGAGCGGCTATCTGATCTATTTGGGTCATTTTCAATCTTTTCACAAAGGCAAGAACCTAAAG GAAAAATGCACAGGCCTAGCAGTGTAATGGACCTGCAATCAAT GGGAGCCGAAGCATCTTATAATCCTCCACCACTCCGTAGGAATGCTTCTTCCTCTTCAAACATAAGTGGCCTTGCTTCCCAAACCAATGCTACAAATTCAG CTTCTCTGAAGCGCACAACCAGCTGGTCTTTCGACGAAAAACTTCTTATACAGTCTCTTTACAAG GTTCTGGTTTTCGTGTCAAAAACTTATCCCATTGTGCTATATTTGCGTGATGTTGATAAGCTGTTATACAAATGGCAAAGGATATATTACCTGTTCCAGAAAATGTTGAAAAAACTATCTGGATCCATTTTGATTCTTGGTTCACGAGTTATAGATTGTGGAAATGAGTATGAAGAGGTGAATGAAAAACTTGATTCACTCTTCCCATACACCATAGAAATCAGGCCCCCAGAAGATGAGTCACATCTTGTCAGCTGGAAGTCTCAATTGGAAGAGGATATGAAGATGATACAAGTTAAGGATAACAAAATTCATATCATGGAAGTCCTTGCAGCAAACGATCTCGATTGTGATGACCTAGATTCCATATGTGTAGAAGACACAATGGTTCTCAGTAACTATATAGAAGAGATCATTGTGTCAGCAATTTCGTGTCATTTGATGAAAAACAAAGACCCTGAATACAGAAATGGCAAGCTCGTTATTTCTTCCAATAG CTTGTCCCATGCATTGAGTATATTCCACAAGGGGAAATCCAGCAGAGGAGATACACTAAAATTAGAAGATCAAGCTGTAAAATCAGAG AAGCAAAGAGAGGAAGGAACTGATATGAAATCAGAACCGAAGTCTGAAAATGCTGCTCCTGTAAAAAAGGCTGAAGCAGAAACATCAACTTCGGTGGGAAAGGAGGATAGTGAAAAATCAGTTCCTGCACCCAAAGCCCCT GAAGTTCCTCCTGATAATGAGTTTGAGAAGCGAATAAGGCCTGAGGTAATACCAGCAAATGAGATTGGTGTAACATTCTCTGACATTGGTGCCTTGGATGAGACCAAAGAATCCCTTCAAGAACTAGTGATGCTTCCTCTTCGAAGGCCAGACCTTTTCACCGGAGGCCTTCTAAAGCCTTGTAGAGGAATATTGCTGTTTGGGCCTCCTGGCACTGGGAAGACCATGCTGGCAAAGGCCATTGCAAAGGAGGCTGGTGCAAGTTTCATCAATGTTTCCATGTCTACCATCACTTCTAAATGGTTTGGTGAAGATGAGAAGAATGTTCGCGCTCTATTCACACTTGCTGCCAAGGTCTCCCCAACTATTATATTCGTGGATGAGGTTGATAGCATGCTCGGGCAACGTACCAGAGTTGGGGAGCATGAAGCCATGaggaaaataaagaatgaaTTTATGAGCCATTGGGATGGTCTTTTGACAAAGCCAGGGGAGAGAATCCTTGTTCTTGCTGCAACCAATAGGCCATTTGATCTCGATGAAGCTATCATTAGGCGATTTGAAAGAAG AATCATGGTAGGACTACCGTCTGTGGAAAACAGGGAAAAGATTTTGAAGACTCTTTTAGCGAAAGAGAAGGTGGACAACGAACTTGATCTTAAGGAACTTGCAACTATGACAGAAGGATATACTGGAAGTGATCTTAAG AACTTGTGCACAACTGCTGCTTATAGACCTGTTAGAGAGCTAATTCAGCAAGAGAGACTAAAGAGTTTG GATAAAAAGCAGAAAGCTACCAAGAGACAGAATGAAGATGTCCAAGATAGTGAAGGTGTACAAGAAATTGAGCAAGAAATAGTCATTGCCCTTAGGCCGTTGAATATGCAGGATTTCAAAGAGGCCAAGAATCAG GTTGCTGCAAGCTTTGCAGCTGAAGGGGCTGGAATGAGTGAGTTGAAACAGTGGAATGATTTGTACGGAGAAGGGGGATCAAGGAAGCAGCAACAGTTATCTTACTTCCTATGA
- the LOC114178304 gene encoding reticulon-like protein B2: protein MAEHHEHEEAKGESLLDKISGKIHDHDSSSSSDSDNEKTGPSDSLKSKVFRLFGREKPIHHALGGGKPADVFLWRNKKVSASTLGVATAIWILFELLEYHLLTLVCHFVILALAGLFLWSNLFIFVNKRAPKLPQVHIPEEPILQFASALRIEINRALSVLRDIASGRDLKKFLSVIAGLWVFSILGSWANFLTLFYIAFVLLHTVPVLYEKYENQVDSFGEKAFGEIKKQYAVFDAKVLSKIPKGPLKDKKKD, encoded by the exons ATGGCGGAGCACCACGAGCACGAGGAGGCCAAGGGTGAATCCTTGTTGGACAAGATTTCCGGGAAGATCCACGACCACGATTCCTCGTCTTCTTCCGATTCCGACAACGAGAAAACCGGGCCCTCTGACTCCCTGAAGTCAAAGGTTTTCAGGCTTTTCGGACGGGAAAAGCCCATTCACCATGCTCTTGGTGGCGGAAAAC CGGCTGATGTTTTTCTGTGGAGAAATAAGAAGGTATCAGCATCGACACTCGGAGTTGCTACAGCCATATGGATTCTGTTTGAATTGCTTGAATATCACCTCCTCACTTTGGTTTGCCACTTCGTAATACTTGCCCTCGCGGGTTTGTTCTTGTGGTCCAATTTATTCATTTTCGTCAACAA gAGGGCGCCAAAGCTCCCACAAGTGCACATTCCAGAGGAGCCTATTTTACAATTTGCCTCTGCTCTTAGAATTGAGATTAATCGGGCATTGTCAGTGTTAAGGGATATTGCATCTGGAAGGGACCTCAAGAAGTTCTTATCA GTGATTGCTGGATTATGGGTTTTCTCTATTCTAGGAAGTTGGGCGAACTTCTTGACGTTGTTCTACATAG CTTTTGTTTTGCTTCATACTGTGCCTGTGCTGTATGAGAAATACGAAAATCAAGTGGACTCTTTTGGTGAGAAGGCATTTGGCGAGATTAAGAAGCAGTATGCAGTGTTCGATGCGAAAGTTTTGAGCAAGATACCCAAAGGACCTctgaaagataaaaagaaagattGA
- the LOC114177324 gene encoding probable membrane-associated kinase regulator 2 has protein sequence MTHLQSTKTKPTLHFSSHSLPSMEPFNFLKYWKGAANATPNDPFFDLELALTDEDDSQDDTNATQNDVDHDDDQHHSHQSEPDSDSDSDSDSEKEFNFTLSPSASSDHPTISLSPSHHLLFNGDILLNSQPNSKPHFTASFFKSATKLRVFMLGLKKPKPNAGDKQPNTHPKKPRHRKLFTVNFKVEEVPIVSFFTRDNSSRAKPSNTQNAEETEPSHSQIEDKRSMPKYLKMVKPLYVRVSKRYAEKLRFSDQVDATSPDSAPPCSTAPEKSPTEAEGSPTEGAAPANVKGQKQGNVPLPAGLRKHLGKGRAPPPPFESSKRRDDSLLQQHDWIQGAILHCKRSFNAASTECESSEQPRSASDPLGDVSGELSEKCTTEKCL, from the exons ATGACTCACCTGCAATCAACCAAAACAAAACCCACTCTTCACTTCTCTTCTCATTCTCTCCCTTCCATGGAACCCTTCAACTTCCTCAAATACTGGAAAGGTGCTGCCAATGCCACCCCAAACGACCCTTTCTTCGACTTGGAGTTGGCCTTGACCGACGAAGACGATTCCCAAGACGACACCAATGCAACTCAAAACGACGTCGACCACGACGACGACCAACATCATAGCCACCAATCAGAACCAGATTCCGACTCCGACTCCGACTCAGACTCAGAGAAAGAGTTCAACTTCACGCTTTCTCCTTCCGCTTCCTCCGACCACCCTACCATTTCCCTCTCTCCCTCTCACCATCTCCTCTTCAACGGAGACATTCTTCTCAACTCCCAACCCAACTCCAAGCCTCACTTCACTGCCTCCTTCTTTAAATCCGCCACCAAGCTCCGCGTCTTCATGCTGGGCCTCAAGAAGCCCAAGCCCAACGCCGGCGACAAACAGCCCAACACCCACCCCAAGAAGCCGCGCCACAGAAAGCTTTTCACCGTCAACTTCAAGGTCGAAGAGGTTCCCATCGTCTCCTTCTTCACCAGAGATAACAGCTCCAGAGCCAAACCCTCCAACACTCAAAACGCAGAGGAAACGGAACCCTCACACTCCCAGATTGAAGACAAGCGCTCAATGCCCAAGTATTTGAAGATGGTCAAGCCTCTCTACGTCAGAGTTTCTAAAAGGTACGCCGAAAAGCTCAGGTTTTCCGACCAGGTCGACGCCACTTCGCCGGACTCTGCGCCCCCGTGCTCTACCGCGCCGGAGAAATCTCCCACGGAGGCCGAGGGTTCTCCGACGGAGGGAGCCGCCCCCGCCAACGTGAAGGGGCAGAAACAGGGGAATGTTCCTCTGCCTGCTGGCCTGCGCAAGCATCTAGGCAAAGGTCGTGCGCCGCCGCCGCCGTTTGAGTCTTCGAAACGGCGTGATGATTCGCTGTTGCAGCAGCATGATTGGATTCAGGGTGCTATTTTGCATTGTAAGAGGTCCTTCAATGCTGCTTCTACTG AAT